A portion of the Paenibacillus marchantiae genome contains these proteins:
- a CDS encoding sigma-70 family RNA polymerase sigma factor, translated as MKFNSLTNEPEVSSLEVGELYIRYKAYAFSIAYRMLGSVVEAEDIVQDCFAELQSKSLDDIRNAKSYIAKLIVNRSLNLLNSARNQRESYVGEWLPEPMSDGKMGNIPEETVQQKEMISYAYLVMLEQLSPMERAVFVLREAFQYEYTEIADWLGKSESNCRQIFSRARRKLPDRLPPMEQSSADYAAKEQLLARFTTAFLNYDVSEMLELLAEQPVFTADGGGRVHTVMRTMRVRKGVLALLTSRRVLTRLRKREWVPTFINGEQHLVLLENGQLSEVLCLELDSLGERIEGFYLVVNPDKLTSVSR; from the coding sequence CCAATGAGCCAGAAGTGTCTTCTCTGGAAGTTGGTGAATTGTATATTCGTTACAAAGCCTATGCCTTTTCCATTGCTTACCGCATGCTTGGCAGTGTTGTGGAGGCTGAAGATATTGTGCAGGATTGTTTTGCAGAGCTTCAGAGCAAGTCTCTTGATGATATCCGTAATGCCAAGTCCTATATTGCTAAACTAATCGTAAACCGAAGTCTGAATCTGCTAAACTCTGCCCGCAATCAAAGGGAAAGTTATGTTGGAGAATGGCTTCCCGAGCCGATGAGTGACGGTAAAATGGGTAACATCCCGGAAGAAACCGTGCAGCAGAAGGAGATGATCTCTTACGCTTATCTGGTTATGCTGGAACAGCTTTCCCCAATGGAGCGCGCCGTTTTTGTACTTCGTGAGGCATTCCAGTATGAATATACGGAAATAGCGGATTGGCTGGGCAAATCAGAGAGCAACTGCCGTCAGATCTTTAGCCGGGCGAGACGCAAGCTTCCCGATAGACTTCCGCCGATGGAACAGAGTTCTGCAGATTATGCTGCAAAAGAGCAATTGCTGGCTCGTTTTACAACGGCTTTTCTGAATTATGATGTCTCCGAGATGCTGGAGCTGCTTGCTGAACAACCGGTATTTACGGCAGATGGCGGTGGACGTGTGCATACGGTCATGAGAACGATGAGGGTTCGTAAGGGTGTACTCGCCTTGTTGACCTCTCGCCGGGTGCTTACCCGATTGCGAAAACGAGAGTGGGTGCCTACATTTATCAACGGAGAGCAGCACCTTGTGTTACTGGAAAACGGACAGTTGTCCGAAGTTCTGTGTTTGGAACTGGACTCTCTTGGAGAGCGAATTGAGGGGTTCTATCTCGTTGTGAATCCAGACAAACTTACATCGGTATCGAGATAA